In the genome of Bordetella avium, the window CGCAATTCCGTATCTTGATCAATGGAGAAATTCGCCGGAGCTTCATCGTTGGCCAGCCAGCCTGTCATGGCTGCGGCAGGCGATTGCGCCACGTAGAGGTTCTCTAGGGGAAGCGGGTCTACTGTTTTGACCAGCATGCCTATGACTTCGTCAGCTTTGGCCGAGGCAGCGGCGTCGATGACCAGCCAATGGTTGCGGGTATCGATCCAGACGCGCGTGTCGCGATAGACGCTGAAGGCCCTAGGCAGGAGCTCTTCGGTGACGCGCTCCTTGATTTCTTTCATCTGTTTGCGGCCGGGCTTGTAGCCCTGCTGCTCTTCGATTTCCTGGGCGCGGGCGCGTGCAACCTGGTTGACGACCGTGGTCGGCAGCAGTTTCTTCTCGGCTCGCAGAGACAGCAGGATCTGGCCGTTGAGGCTGTGCGCCAGACTGGCGTTCTCACATGGCGAGATCCAGCCCAGGCTCTGCATTTCGAGGTTGTTGCCGTTTTGATAGGCGTGCCGCGCAAGGCTTTCTTCAAGCTGTTCGCCGGTCAGCGTCCAGGGAGCGGACAGTCGATAGATCTTGAGATTCTTGAACCACATGGCGTCGGGCAAAAGCGTAGATTCTATACGAGGGTAGGGACGACCGCATTGAATAATCCACGCATAGTGCGCAGAGGGGCTGTCATTCTGACTTGTTCAAGCGGGGGAAGAGGGGTAAGGCTGCGCGAGCTCAGAAAAAGACGGCCCGGCATAGGCCGGGCCGATACGGTGCACACAATAGCGCGTCAAAAAATGCTCGCGGGGAACGCGCTATCGGTGTCAAATTGCTGGCCCTGCGACCTACGTCCAGGGGATCGTTTGTCCGTGGGTGTCGTGCAAGACCGCTATCTGATTGCTCAGTCTAATAGGGTTGGTCTGACAGTGTCCTGAAAGGGGGGCTGTGGCGGCATGATTTGAGACCGTGGCGCGGGCCTGTATGTCTTGGTGAGCAGCCGCTTGCAACGCCGGCAGGCCTGTTCAATGAGTCCACGCTCTGGCTTTGGCGCAAGCTGGCCAAAAAAAAAGCTCCCTAAGGAGCTTGAAAGAGCCGGATTGGCGCAGCGGTCCAACCCGGCGGGGATGGGGCTTACGCGTTGATGTCGTTGTCTTTGGTTTCGCGTACAAACAGGGCGCCGATGACGAGCGTCATGACGGCGATGATGATGGGGTACCACAGGCCATCGTAGATGTTGCCGGTCGCCGCGACCACGGCAAAGGCGACAGGGGGCAAGAAGCCGCCGAACCAGCCGTTGCCGATGTGGTACGGCAAACTCATGGACGTGTAACGGATGCGGGTCGGAAACATTTCGACCAGCATGGCGGCAATGGGGCCGTACACCATCGTCACGTAGAGCACCAGGATGGTCAGCAGTACGACGACCATCACATTGTTGGTTTGTGCCGGGTCAGCTTTGGCGGGATAGCCGTGAGCGCGGATCGCGGTGGTGAGCGCTTTGTCCAATTCGGCGGCCTTGGCTTTGAATTCGGCCGGGCTCAGTGCCTTACCGTCAAACGACGAGAACTCGTCATTGCCTATCTTGACCGTGGCCACGGAGCCGGGGGCTGCCTTTTGGTTTTCATAGTTCACCGAGTTGCGGGCCATGAAGGACTTGACCACGTCGCAAGAGCTGGTGAACGAAGAGGTGCCAACGGGATTGAACTGGAAGGAGCAGGTGGCCGGGTCCGCAATCACCGTGACCGGGGCAGAGGCCTGGGCCTGGGCAAGGGCCGGGTTGGCATAGTTGGTGATCGCCTTGAAGATAGGGAAGTAGGTCAGAGCGGCAATCAGGCAACCGGCCAGAATGATGGGTTTGCGGCCGACCCGGTCAGATAGCGCGCCGAAGATCACAAAGAAAGGCGTGGCGATCAGCAACGCGAGCGCAATCATGATGTTGGCCGTGTTCGGATCGACCTTCAGCGTTTGGGTGAGGAAGAACAGGGCGTAGAACTGCCCGGTGTACCACACCACGGCCTGGCCGGCAGTCAGGCCCAGCAGCGCGAGCAACACCACCTTGAGGTTGCGCCATTGGCCGAATGATTCGGCGATCGGCGCCTTGGAGCCTTTCCCTTCTTCTTTCATGCGCTGGAAGGTCGGCGACTCGTTCAACTGCATCCGAATCCAGACCGAGATGCCCAAGAGCACGACCGAGATCAGGAAGGGGATACGCCAGCCCCAGTCTCGGAAGGCTTCTTCGCCGATGTAGTTGCGCACGCCGAGAATGACCAGCAGTGACAGAAACAGGCCGAGCGTCGCCGTGGTTTGAATCCAGCTAGTGTAGAAGCCGCGTCGGCCATGGGGGGCGTGTTCAGCCACGTAGGTTGCCGCCCCACCGTACTCGCCCCCGAGCGCCAGACCTTGCAGCAGGCGCAGCACAATCAGAATGGCGGGTGCCGCAATGCCGATCGTGCTGTAGCTGGGCAGAACGCCGACCAGAAAGGTCGACAGACCCATTAGGACAATAGTCACCAGGAAGGTGTATTTGCGGCCTACCAGGTCGCCAAGACGGCCAAACACCAGGGCGCCGAACGGGCGCACGGCGAAACCCGCAGCAAAGGCCAACAGCGCGAAGATGAAGGCCGCTGTGGGATTCACGCCCGAGAAAAAGTGCTGCGCGATGATGGCGGCCAGCGAGCCGTATAGATAGAAGTCATACCATTCAAAGACGGTCCCCAACGACGAGGCGAAAATCACCCGACGTTCGTCCTTGGTCATGGGCCTGGGCTCCGTCTTGGGGCCTGACACGGTTGTTGTACTCATGATGTCTCCTCGTTATCGGCCGGTGGTGTTCCACCGTGCTCGGTACCCTGGGCTTATGGCGGCGCAGGGCATGACTGCCAAAGTAAGGAGCGAGACTGACGGGGTTCTGACGTAACCCTTACCTGAACCTTAATTATGTAACTTAATGCATCACTCGCTTGGGAGCTTGCGGGCATTCCCTAGGTCAGGGTTTCGGGCTCATCGGCAGGATAGGTGCCGTAATAGTTGAAGGTGACGACGATACGCGTGCCGGGAAGGTCGGAGTGCCGGCTGGGGTGAGATTCGATGTGTACGCCGGCACGGTGTTTCTGCGCAATTTCGCGCACGATGGCCAAGCCCAGCCCACTGCCATCCGACAGGGTGCCTAGCACGCGGTAGAAGCGGTCAAAGACGCGCTCGCGTTCTTCGGGGGGGATGCCGGGGCCACTGTCCTCGACTTCCAGCACGGCGTGCTCGGCCGTTTGGCGCACACGTACTGTGATATGGCCACCGCTAGGGGTGTAACGCAGCGCGTTATCGACAAGATTGTTGATCATTTCACCCAGCAGAATCGGATTGCCCATGATTTCCACGGGAGCGTCGCACCCTTCAAAACCAAGGTCTGCATTCAGCGACAACGCCTGGGGAACCCAGTTCATGGTCTGTTCCGAGGCGATGGCATTGATATCCACTGGCGCCAGTCCGGTGGCGTCCGGCGTTTCTGCTCGAGCGAGTAGCAGTAACTGATTGACCAGGCGGGTGGCGCGTTCCGAACTCGCGACAAGCTGCCTCAAGCTGGATTGCATTTCATCGGGACTGGCGTCGCGCAGCGCCAGTTCGGCCTGAGTGCGTAGCCCGGCCAGCGGTGTCTTTAGCTGGTGCGCCGCATCGGCGACAAAGCGTCGCTGCGCTTCGACGTTGGCCGAAAGTCGGTTCAACAGTTCATTCATGGCGCCGACCAGAGGCGCGATTTCGGAAGGGGCGGCGCGCTCGTCGATGGGGGATAAATCGTCTGGTCGCCGCGCCCGCAGTCGCTGTTGCAGGGCATTCAGCGGCGCGACGCCGCGCGACAGGCCGAACCATACCAGCAGTACGGCCACCGGCAGCACCACGAATTGAGGAATGATCACGCCCTTGATGATGTCGTTGGCCAGTTGCGCGCGTTTCTCGCTGGTCTCGGCCACGATCAGCAGCGGCGGCTGGCTGCCGGGCAGGTGCAGATCGACCCAGGTGTAGGCCATCCGGACGTTGAATCCGCGCAAGGTATCGTCGGCATACCGCACTTGCCCTGGGCGGGCTTGGCCGGCCAGGGGCGGCAAGGGCAGGGCACGGTCGCCGCCTAGGTACTCGCCATGGCTGCCCAGCACCAGCCAGAACACGCTATCGGTTTCATCCGCACGCAAGAGCTCGCGCGCGGCGCGGCTCATGTGGAGAGCGGCTCTGCCATTCTCGGCCTGCACTTGGCTGGCGATGAGGCTTAAATTATTGGCCAGCGCACGATCGTAAGGAACGTTGGCGATGTTTTGCGCCACCACATAGGTGATGGCCACGCTCATGGGCCACAGGAGAAACAGCGGCGCCAGCATCCAGTCCAGGATTTCGCCCAGCAATGAGCGTTGCGGCTGCGCGAAACTCGGTCCCTGGGCGTTTTCGCGCAGCGCCTGGAGTGCGGCTTCGTCGATGGCCGGATCAGCTGGCGAGGGGGTAGGTGGCGGCACCCTGATCGCGTTCCAGGCAATAACCCAGTCCACGCACAGTAATGATCTTGACTCCGCTGGGCTCAAGCTTTTTACGCAGACGATGGACGTAGACTTCGATTGCATTGGTGCTGACTTCTTCGCCCCATTCGCAAAGGTGGTCGACCAACTGCGTTTTGCTGACCATGCGGCCGCTGCGGCTTAGCAAAATTTCCAGCAGGCTGACTTCGCGGGCCGATAGGTCCAGGGCATGGTCATCCACCGTGGCCACGCGTCCCGTCTGGTCAAAGACCAGACGGCCATGGCGGATAAGGGTCGAGCCACCGCCGGCGCCACGGCGTGTCAGGGCTCTTACCCTTGCCTCGAGTTCCGATAGCGCGAAGGGTTTGGCCATGTAATCGTCGGCCCCCAGGTCCAGGCCTTTGACGCGCTGTTCGACACTGTCGGCCGCCGTCAGAATGAGTACAGGCAACAAAGAATTGCGCGCCCGTAAACGGCGCAACACTTCCAGCCCCGTGACTTGAGGCAGGCCGAGATCGAGAATGAGAAGGTCAAAGGGCTGTGCGGCTAGCGCGGAGTCTGCCGCCATGCCGTCGCGCACGGCATCGACGGCGTAGCCGTTGTGCCGCAGCGAGCGCGACAGCCCGTCGGCAAGAATACTGTCATCTTCGGCAATCAGGATGCGCATGCGACACCGTGGGTTTGTCCGGCGCGTGCCGGGGCGTGTATCGGAGCGGCCACTCTTGGCGTCTGTTTGGCGCTGGCGGGTTGCCCCTTCGTCTTGTGCGGCGCATTCTGTCACAGGCCTTCCGCCTTGCCACTCAGGGAATACGTGGAAAACTTAGACATGCTGTTTGTTTGTACAGTATAATCCGATGCCATAATTCCACGTCCGCGTGGACAATGCCCCACGCAGCATGAACCGCTTATGCATGACCGTTTAAGCATGATCGCTTAAGCATTACTGCTTGTGCATGAACCGCTTGCCCGGCCTGAGGGCGCACTTACATAGGACTCTCCATGGACGAAAAAACCAGCAAGGCTGCGTCGGAAAAAGCTAAAGCCCTGGCTGCCGCGCTTTCCCAGATCGAAAAGCAGTTCGGCAAAGGCTCGATCATGCGCTACGGCGATAACGAGGTTGAGCACGATATCCAGGTTGTTTCGACCGGTTCGCTGGGCTTGGACATCGCGCTGGGTGTCGGCGGGCTGCCGCGTGGCCGCGTGGTTGAAATCTATGGTCCGGAATCGTCGGGTAAAACGACGCTCACCCTGCAGGTCATCGCCGAAATGCAGAAAGTGGGCGGCACCTGCGCCTTCGTCGACGCCGAGCATGCGCTCGATGTCCAGTACGCTTCCAAGCTGGGCGTCAATCTCGGCGATCTCCTGATCTCCCAGCCCGACACGGGCGAGCAGGCGCTCGAGATCACCGACGCGCTGGTGCGTTCTGGCTCTGTTGATCTGATCGTGATTGACTCTGTCGCCGCGCTGGTGCCGAAGGCCGAAATCGAAGGTGAGATGGGCGATGCCCTGCCTGGTCTGCAGGCCCGCCTGATGAGCCAGGCGCTGCGCAAACTGACCGCCACGATCAAGCGCACCAATTGCATGGTGATCTTCATCAATCAGATCCGCATGAAGATCGGCGTGATGTTCGGCAACCCTGAAACCACCACCGGCGGCAACGCACTGAAGTTTTATTCTTCCGTGCGTTTGGACATCCGTCGTATCGGTTCCATCAAGAAAGGCGACGAGGTGGTCGGCAACGAAACGCGCGTCAAGGTCGTCAAGAACAAGGTGGCGCCGCCGTTCAAGCAGGCCGAGTTCGACATCATGTACGGCGCCGGTATTTCTCGCGAAGGCGAAATCATCGATCTGGGTGTGGCGGCCAACGTGATTGAAAAATCCGGTGCCTGGTATAGCTACAGCGGTAACCGCATCGGCCAGGGCAAGGACAATGTGCGCGAGTACCTCAAGGAAAACCGTGCCATGGCCATCGAGATCGAAAACAAGATCCGCGATAACCAAGGCATCGTAGCCCGTGCGGCGGAGTTCGCTCCGACGGCCGAAGAAAGCGCGGAAGACTGAGGCCCCTCCTCATTCGCTTTCCCTATGTGTGCTTTCCCGACCGCCAAAGAACGGCAGCGCGCGCGCCTCGAAGACGAGTTTGAAACGCTGGCCAGCGAGCCTGCCGAAGTGCCGGCAGCGCGCAAGGGCCTCAGTCTCAAGGCGCGTGCGGTCGGCTATTTGTCGCGTCGAGAACATTCGCGTGCTGAGTTAGCGCGCAAACTGCGCCCCTATGCCGAAAGCGCCGAAGACATCGAGACGGTGCTCGACGCCTTGCAAAAAGAGGGCTGGCAATCCAATGCGCGTTTTGCACAAAGCCTGGTGCACCGTCGTGCGCCGCGCCAGGGAACGGCGCGCATTGTCCAGGAATTGCGCCAAAGCGGTGTTGACGATGCCGAGATTGCCGCGGCCAGCGCAGCTTTGCGCGCCACGGAGTACGAGCGTGCGCGGGAGGTTTGGTGTCGCCGCTACGATGAGAAACCCCAGGATCGCAACGCTTACGCTAAACAGGCCCGTTTTCTCGCGTCACGCGGCTTTGCCCATGACGTCATCCGGCGTCTTCTGGGCGACTCGCAAGACGAATAAGGTTTTCTTGCCTCAGTGTTTGACGCTTTTGATGCCTGAGAGCGTCCTGAAGCAAACCTCGCGGGCAATCGTCAGAAACTCTCCGATATAAGAGGCCTCCCGGT includes:
- the recX gene encoding recombination regulator RecX gives rise to the protein MCAFPTAKERQRARLEDEFETLASEPAEVPAARKGLSLKARAVGYLSRREHSRAELARKLRPYAESAEDIETVLDALQKEGWQSNARFAQSLVHRRAPRQGTARIVQELRQSGVDDAEIAAASAALRATEYERAREVWCRRYDEKPQDRNAYAKQARFLASRGFAHDVIRRLLGDSQDE
- a CDS encoding recombination-associated protein RdgC — translated: MWFKNLKIYRLSAPWTLTGEQLEESLARHAYQNGNNLEMQSLGWISPCENASLAHSLNGQILLSLRAEKKLLPTTVVNQVARARAQEIEEQQGYKPGRKQMKEIKERVTEELLPRAFSVYRDTRVWIDTRNHWLVIDAAASAKADEVIGMLVKTVDPLPLENLYVAQSPAAAMTGWLANDEAPANFSIDQDTELRASGESRAAIRYVKHSIDADDVRRHIQSGKQCTRLAMTWADRVSFVLTESLDIKRVAPLDVLKENPDNHIAGNEDEKFDSDMALMTGELAKMLADLVEALGGEKRG
- the recA gene encoding recombinase RecA, coding for MDEKTSKAASEKAKALAAALSQIEKQFGKGSIMRYGDNEVEHDIQVVSTGSLGLDIALGVGGLPRGRVVEIYGPESSGKTTLTLQVIAEMQKVGGTCAFVDAEHALDVQYASKLGVNLGDLLISQPDTGEQALEITDALVRSGSVDLIVIDSVAALVPKAEIEGEMGDALPGLQARLMSQALRKLTATIKRTNCMVIFINQIRMKIGVMFGNPETTTGGNALKFYSSVRLDIRRIGSIKKGDEVVGNETRVKVVKNKVAPPFKQAEFDIMYGAGISREGEIIDLGVAANVIEKSGAWYSYSGNRIGQGKDNVREYLKENRAMAIEIENKIRDNQGIVARAAEFAPTAEESAED
- a CDS encoding MFS transporter: MSTTTVSGPKTEPRPMTKDERRVIFASSLGTVFEWYDFYLYGSLAAIIAQHFFSGVNPTAAFIFALLAFAAGFAVRPFGALVFGRLGDLVGRKYTFLVTIVLMGLSTFLVGVLPSYSTIGIAAPAILIVLRLLQGLALGGEYGGAATYVAEHAPHGRRGFYTSWIQTTATLGLFLSLLVILGVRNYIGEEAFRDWGWRIPFLISVVLLGISVWIRMQLNESPTFQRMKEEGKGSKAPIAESFGQWRNLKVVLLALLGLTAGQAVVWYTGQFYALFFLTQTLKVDPNTANIMIALALLIATPFFVIFGALSDRVGRKPIILAGCLIAALTYFPIFKAITNYANPALAQAQASAPVTVIADPATCSFQFNPVGTSSFTSSCDVVKSFMARNSVNYENQKAAPGSVATVKIGNDEFSSFDGKALSPAEFKAKAAELDKALTTAIRAHGYPAKADPAQTNNVMVVVLLTILVLYVTMVYGPIAAMLVEMFPTRIRYTSMSLPYHIGNGWFGGFLPPVAFAVVAATGNIYDGLWYPIIIAVMTLVIGALFVRETKDNDINA
- a CDS encoding response regulator transcription factor yields the protein MRILIAEDDSILADGLSRSLRHNGYAVDAVRDGMAADSALAAQPFDLLILDLGLPQVTGLEVLRRLRARNSLLPVLILTAADSVEQRVKGLDLGADDYMAKPFALSELEARVRALTRRGAGGGSTLIRHGRLVFDQTGRVATVDDHALDLSAREVSLLEILLSRSGRMVSKTQLVDHLCEWGEEVSTNAIEVYVHRLRKKLEPSGVKIITVRGLGYCLERDQGAATYPLAS
- a CDS encoding sensor histidine kinase, with product MLAPLFLLWPMSVAITYVVAQNIANVPYDRALANNLSLIASQVQAENGRAALHMSRAARELLRADETDSVFWLVLGSHGEYLGGDRALPLPPLAGQARPGQVRYADDTLRGFNVRMAYTWVDLHLPGSQPPLLIVAETSEKRAQLANDIIKGVIIPQFVVLPVAVLLVWFGLSRGVAPLNALQQRLRARRPDDLSPIDERAAPSEIAPLVGAMNELLNRLSANVEAQRRFVADAAHQLKTPLAGLRTQAELALRDASPDEMQSSLRQLVASSERATRLVNQLLLLARAETPDATGLAPVDINAIASEQTMNWVPQALSLNADLGFEGCDAPVEIMGNPILLGEMINNLVDNALRYTPSGGHITVRVRQTAEHAVLEVEDSGPGIPPEERERVFDRFYRVLGTLSDGSGLGLAIVREIAQKHRAGVHIESHPSRHSDLPGTRIVVTFNYYGTYPADEPETLT